DNA sequence from the Desulfonatronum sp. SC1 genome:
AGATGTGTATAAGAGACAGCCCCCATTCGGAGCAGCCATGCCCGCCCCTTCTCTCCCCCTCGCGGAAGCGAGCCTCGATCTGGAACATTGTACGAGCTGCCAGGCCTGCGTGGAACTGTGCCCGGAGGTTTTCGGTTGGGATGAAGACCAGGAGCTTCCGTATCTGAAAACAAGTCAAGGAAACGAAGAGGACTTGCGCAAGGCCGCAGCCTACTGCCCCAAGGACTGCATCCAGGTCACGTCCTTGCAGAGGAAGACGCCATAAGGAAAAACAGCTAACCGCTCCGCTCCCGGGCCAAGGCGGCCTCTTCATGGCGTTCCTGACTTTCCAGGGCCTTGGCCAGCACGCCCCAATACGCGCCCTGTTCCGGAAACAGGGCCACGCTTTGCCTGGCCAGGGTTTCCGCGATTTCGGCGTCCTCGCCCTGTTCGAGATACATTTTGGCCAGCAGGTGCATGGCCAGGGCGTCCTTGGGATTGTGCACCAGAGCTTGATGCAGATGCTCCCTGGCCTGTTCGAGGTTGCCTTCCCGCAGTTCCAGGCGGGCCAAGTGACGGTGCGTCACGCCTTCGCCGCCCGGGACCGATCGGGCACGGGCATAGTAGTCCCGAGCCGCCTCCACGTCGTCGCTCTGTTCGGCCATTTGCCCCAGACGGATCAGGCTGAACATGTGCTCCGGATCCAGTTCCAGGCAGCGCTCGAAATAACGCCGGGCTTGATCGGGCTCGTCTTGCTTCAGCAGGGTGTGCCCCTGATTGTAGGTGGCCATGATGTCGTCAGGAGCCTGGCGCAGAATTGCCGCGAACTGGGCCGAAGCGTCGCCGTATTTGCCCAGCCGGGCATAACAGACCCCCAGGGAGTTTCTGGCGATGAGGTTGGTCTCGTCCGCCAGCAGGGCCAGCTTGTACTCTTCCATGGCGGAATAGACGTCTCCGCTGGAAAAGGCCCGGTCCGCGCTGACCGTCAGAGAGGTGGAACAGAAGACCACGGCGTTGGGCTCGGACAGCAGCAGGGCGTGCTCCAGGGCCTTGCGGCTGTTCTCCAGCGTATCCGCCTTGGTGAAGTTCAGCCAGGGATACTCCGCCAAACCCACGTAGGCCGTTCCGCGCAACGTTTCCCCGGAGTCCCGGACCAGGGCCTTTGCCGAGTCCTCCAGACTCCGAGCGTCGGACTCCGGAACCAGGCAGGCCAGGGTGCTGAAGCTGAACCGGCCGAGGACCATGTCCGGCCCCAATTTTCCGGCGGCCATGGCCCCGAGTTGATGTATTTTGCGCTCCACGTCGCCGTGGTCCAGCGGCTCCGACTCCATGGAGCCGCCTTCCAGAAAGATCAACATCACGGCAAACCGAGTATGTTTCTGGCGAAAGCCCGCCCAATGCCGCGAAAAATCATGGGCCTGCAAGGGCATCCAAGCCCGCGCCCCTCTGGAAAACAGTTCCCCTTCGCCCTCCGCTTCCCGGCTCGTGTATTCGCGTCCTCCGGCGTCCGCCTCGGAAGCAGACTCCAGGGCGTCATCCAGAACCTCATCTCCTTGGCGACTCGCGAACTGCTCCCGTTCTCCCACGCCCGCCACCCCGAACACGGACCGTCGGCTCCCCGGATGCAGGATGGTCAACTGGTCTTCCGGCACGATGGCGCAGCCGGGGTCGTGCAACAGAACGATCTCGGCCACGGAGGTCTCGCCCTGAACCTCGACCAACTGGATTTCAGCCTTGCAAAATCGGGACGGCGGCGCCTCTTTTCCTCCCGGCTCCAGAGGCGCGGCAGCGCCAAAACCGTTCTCCCGAGGCGCGGCCCAGACAAGAAAACGCTGTCCTTCCCGAGCGTCCACGGAGCGTCCCAGGCTGATCAGAACACGGCTCATGGGTAAAACATCCAGCACGATGCCGCTTTCCCGGAGAATGCCGGAAAACCCCCGGATTCTTCCCGGGCCGTGCTCCCGGGCGTCGCGCAGGGCCCGCCGGGCTTTTTCCAGCATCAACCCGGTCTGTTCCCGGACCGAACGCCGGAGTTGCCGACCATGGAAGTCCTGGGGGTAGGTCACGAATCCCTGGCTGACGGAAAGCCTGATTCGCTCGCCGTTGATCTTGTTTTCACAGCGCAACTCCGAGACTTCCCGGGCCAAATTCGCCGCCAATTGATGGCATTTCGTCGTGGTGGCCCCGGAAAAACAAATGGCCAGGGTATCCTCGCGCAACCTGGCGCAGATGGCCTGTTCCGGAGCCATACGGGCGACGAGCCGCGCCAGGTCCTGGAGCACCAGGTCACCGAACTGATATCCCCAGCGCTCGTTGATCCGCGAAAAACCGTCCACATCCAGACAGATCAGCCCCACGCTGGCACTGAACTCGGATACCCCGTCCTCCAGGCTGCCCGGGGTGTCCGGCCACAGTCCGCGGTGTACCAGCCGAATTTCCCGACTCAGGTTTTGTTCCAGACAAACCGCGTTGGCCAAGCCCGTGAGCGGGTCCACCTGGGTCTTTTTATGCAGCAGCAGATTGTCCATGACCTGACGGCACAGACAGGACCACAGGTGAAGGGTGTTCTTGGTCACTCGACCGGGCACGTTGCGGGCCACGAAAATGCCCAAAAGCTCTCCATGGCGATGCAGGGGCAGCAAGGCTTTCTTTTCCTGGGAATGATAGACGGGAACAAGACGTTGCCCCTGGTCGTCGACCACGAGCATCTCACGAGGAGGATGGGGCGGGAAGTACAGTCCGTAGGAGGAAAACGACAGGAACCCGGCCATGGCTTGGCGCAGTTCGGATTCCAGGGTGATCATGTCCTGGCGCTCAAGGCGAATGTTTGATTCCGAGGTATCTTGCGTCTTAATAAACATCCGGAAAAATCCTGAGCCGACCCGTCGGGCCGACCGGCAATCTCCGCCACGACGGTCCGTCGCCTCCACATTGGGGAAGAGAAGTCGAGCGTTTTTTAACTGAAAACCTAGTCGGCTTGGCTAAAAATGTCCACGATGACGGCTCGCGGTTATTGGGCGCCCTCACGGCGCCGCTCGGCCCGTTTCCGGAACCCGTTGGCGACAAAGACGTCCATGACCATTTGCACAAGATGGTAGGCGATGCCCGGAACCATGGCCAGGGGAAAGGCATGAGCGAAATAGCCGGCCCAGACCAGGTAAGAAATGGTCAGTGTTTTTTGGGAGGTATGAATGGTAAAGGCCGATGTGGAGGGCCGGTCCAGGCGGATGCCTTTGGAAATGGCGAAGTTCATGACGAGAATGAGCGCGTGCAGGATGATCATGAACCCGAACAAGCCGATGAAGCCCAGGCCCACCGAGCCGATCACGCCCACGGAACTGGATACGGCATTGAAGATGATCAACAGGACCACGGATTGCGAAAAAATCGAAAACGCCTTTTTGTACGGCGCGATATGATCCTTGATCCATGGCCGCAGGACCTGGCCGAGCACCGTAGGTAAAAGCACGATGGTGCTTAGAGTGAACAAAATGTGTCGCACCGGCAGGGACACGGCCTCCTCCAGATGCAGAAGATCGCCCATGAACCCAAGGATGGCGTTGAGTACCAGCGGGATAGTCAGCAGGGAGAAGAAGTTGCACAAAACACAGATGAACAGGCTCAGGGGGACGTTGCCCAGAGCCATAGCCGTCATCACCGTGCCCGAGGCCACGGTCACCGGGGCCGCGGCGATGATGATCGACCCAATGATGAAGTCGACGTTATCGCCAAAAAACAATGAAGCCAGCACGGCCGTGAGTACGGGGATCAAGATCAGGGCTGAAATCAAGGAGGCCATGAGCACCCGAACATTCTTCATCTGCTCCAGAATGGTGCGCGTATCCAGACTGAATCCGGTGATCAGGAAAGTTAGAAAGATGGCGTAATTGAGGATCTGATGTTCCTTGACGAACACGCCCAGGCCGGGAACCACGAAAGCCAAGGCCGAAACTACGGCCATGCCGACAAAGAACCAATGTTTTTTGAGGAAGGGGATCATGATGATGGAGCGGCTCAGGGTTCAAAATATGGAAATGTAGGGGCCAATGGCGTGTCCTTATCGACAATTCCTTGCTGGTGCAATCATCGAAACGTGCCTCCAAAACCCGGGAGCACGCCCCTTAAAACCCGCGCCCACAAGAAACGGGACGAACTCAGAACCCAGCCGCGTGAGGATGCAGGCGCAACAGGCCGGTCTCGCTCATAATCTCCAACCCGAGGATGGCCGCCGCGAAGAGCAGGCCTATCAGGCAGAGCAGTCGAAGAATCGGCCCTCGCCGCCGGTCCATGAGTACGATCAACGTAGGCAGGATGCCGAACAGGATCACGATGCCCACTCCGCCCACGATGTCCAGGGCCTTCAAGAAAATGTCCGGATAGATCAGGCCGATGGCCAGGGGCGGCAGGAAGGTCAGGGCGACCACGAGCAGGCGGTTGTTCACTCCGAAGGTATTCAGGGTCAGGTCGCGCAGAAAGCTCAGCAGGCCCAGGCCGTTGGCCAGAAACGAGGTACAGATGGCCACCAGGGCAAAAAAAGAAGCGAACAACGTGAACGACGTACTCTGGATGATCGCGCCCATGGGCACAGTGGCCGGGGTGTTCGTCTTCCAGGCATCCAGAATGCTGTTCTCTCCGGTCAGGGGAATCACGCCGATGCCCACCGTCACCCACAAGGCGTTCATCACGAAGGCCAACAGCATCCCCAGCAACACCGCCCGTCGGAAGGTGGCCATGTCCCAGCGCAGGTTCGCGGTGACCGTGGGAATGATGTTGTGAAAGTGAAACGCGGTGACGATGATCGGCAGGGTCGCCGGAAGAAAGGCCCAGTCCGTGTAGCTCATTCGGGAAGCGTCAATGTGCCCACCGCCCATGAAGACCAAAAGAGCGAAGGTCCCGGCCAGGATCAGCACCAGCATGGTGTTCAGGCGCTGGATCAGGCTGAGGTTGATACAGGTCAGGGTGATCAACGGGACGGCGAACAGCAGGGTGACCAAGGTCTGCTGCGCCTCCATGCCCAGCAGGCTGGCCACGATCTTCGCGCCGCCGGTGAAATACGCGGTCAGCAACCCGTACAGAATGATCATGTTCGCGGCGATGGCCGCCCACTTGCCCGTGGAGCCCAGAAA
Encoded proteins:
- a CDS encoding ferredoxin gives rise to the protein MPAPSLPLAEASLDLEHCTSCQACVELCPEVFGWDEDQELPYLKTSQGNEEDLRKAAAYCPKDCIQVTSLQRKTP
- a CDS encoding bile acid:sodium symporter — translated: MIPFLKKHWFFVGMAVVSALAFVVPGLGVFVKEHQILNYAIFLTFLITGFSLDTRTILEQMKNVRVLMASLISALILIPVLTAVLASLFFGDNVDFIIGSIIIAAAPVTVASGTVMTAMALGNVPLSLFICVLCNFFSLLTIPLVLNAILGFMGDLLHLEEAVSLPVRHILFTLSTIVLLPTVLGQVLRPWIKDHIAPYKKAFSIFSQSVVLLIIFNAVSSSVGVIGSVGLGFIGLFGFMIILHALILVMNFAISKGIRLDRPSTSAFTIHTSQKTLTISYLVWAGYFAHAFPLAMVPGIAYHLVQMVMDVFVANGFRKRAERRREGAQ
- a CDS encoding aromatic amino acid transport family protein encodes the protein MDRTRSTGLGAGATIAAAALIAGNLVGAGILGLPINTGLAGLWPSLLAMVAGGAMMFLTAQILGDQAARSRSETFDYPSLYETFLGSTGKWAAIAANMIILYGLLTAYFTGGAKIVASLLGMEAQQTLVTLLFAVPLITLTCINLSLIQRLNTMLVLILAGTFALLVFMGGGHIDASRMSYTDWAFLPATLPIIVTAFHFHNIIPTVTANLRWDMATFRRAVLLGMLLAFVMNALWVTVGIGVIPLTGENSILDAWKTNTPATVPMGAIIQSTSFTLFASFFALVAICTSFLANGLGLLSFLRDLTLNTFGVNNRLLVVALTFLPPLAIGLIYPDIFLKALDIVGGVGIVILFGILPTLIVLMDRRRGPILRLLCLIGLLFAAAILGLEIMSETGLLRLHPHAAGF
- a CDS encoding diguanylate cyclase — encoded protein: MFIKTQDTSESNIRLERQDMITLESELRQAMAGFLSFSSYGLYFPPHPPREMLVVDDQGQRLVPVYHSQEKKALLPLHRHGELLGIFVARNVPGRVTKNTLHLWSCLCRQVMDNLLLHKKTQVDPLTGLANAVCLEQNLSREIRLVHRGLWPDTPGSLEDGVSEFSASVGLICLDVDGFSRINERWGYQFGDLVLQDLARLVARMAPEQAICARLREDTLAICFSGATTTKCHQLAANLAREVSELRCENKINGERIRLSVSQGFVTYPQDFHGRQLRRSVREQTGLMLEKARRALRDAREHGPGRIRGFSGILRESGIVLDVLPMSRVLISLGRSVDAREGQRFLVWAAPRENGFGAAAPLEPGGKEAPPSRFCKAEIQLVEVQGETSVAEIVLLHDPGCAIVPEDQLTILHPGSRRSVFGVAGVGEREQFASRQGDEVLDDALESASEADAGGREYTSREAEGEGELFSRGARAWMPLQAHDFSRHWAGFRQKHTRFAVMLIFLEGGSMESEPLDHGDVERKIHQLGAMAAGKLGPDMVLGRFSFSTLACLVPESDARSLEDSAKALVRDSGETLRGTAYVGLAEYPWLNFTKADTLENSRKALEHALLLSEPNAVVFCSTSLTVSADRAFSSGDVYSAMEEYKLALLADETNLIARNSLGVCYARLGKYGDASAQFAAILRQAPDDIMATYNQGHTLLKQDEPDQARRYFERCLELDPEHMFSLIRLGQMAEQSDDVEAARDYYARARSVPGGEGVTHRHLARLELREGNLEQAREHLHQALVHNPKDALAMHLLAKMYLEQGEDAEIAETLARQSVALFPEQGAYWGVLAKALESQERHEEAALARERSG